TATTGCAGGTTTTTGAGGGCAGGAATCCTCTGCCTGCTGGACTAGCACTAAGACAGACTACTCTGGTAGGGCAAAGAGCAGGACCACATGGAGACCTGCCTGCAGTTACACACTCAGGTAAGCAGTCAAAGTGGTCAGCAATATAGATACTAGGGtctttaaaactgaaaacagagatgctactatttttaaaaactgtcaCAATAAAGTTTATTATGTTAATATCATTAAAAAtagtataaaataataaaaacttctGCTTGGCAGAAAAATTATGCCAGGGTTCTAAAACCCCAGGTCTGTGCAAACAGTTTTTGTAAACATAAGAAGTCAAGTGTTCAGGTTCCGTCCCAAAATACAGTAAATTGCTACAAAAATAAGTTTGCTCACTgtcaaacatatttaaaaacccAGAAAGCTGGATTTCGTTACACATTTCTCACGTGTCCCTGTGCAGGTAATGCTGTACTTATATCTGAAATGGAAAGGATTTCAGATAGTCCTTTAAAACAGGATTGAGGGGGATCTGGTTTAAGTTCTCTCCTCCAAAAGTCTTCACGATGCTCTTGCggcagagctcctgcagcgGCTGCACCCGGACCTTGCGCAGGGGGGTAACCAGCACCTTCCTCGGGGAACTCAGGTAATGTTCCAGCAGCTTAAAAAGACAGTCAAAAGTCTCTTTGCTCCCATCCAGGCTGAAACGCCCAGTCTGAAAGTTAATACGGATGCTGGTGGGCCCGGTCGCAGTCTTAACACTGATGGCAAAGAAGCAATTCTTTTGTGTGCTGTCCCTGATGAGGAAGGTGCCCTCGGGCTCGGCCTTAAGCTTCTCGTGGGCAGCGCTGACAGACAGGGGCCCCCAGTAGAAGCCACAGGCATCCAGCAGGCTGCTGGCCCGAGTGATGCTGCTGAAATCGGCCTGCGAGCGGAAGGTTCGGAAGTGCGTGTTGCCCTGAGCCTGCACAGCGCTGGGCCGGCCCGGGCCGTGCAAACCGCGCGCCTGCGAACGATCCCGCGCCGGAGGGTCAAGTAGCCGTCTTGGGTCTGCTCCAAGTGCATTATCTGCTGACACCTTGCTGTGCGCTACCATCCTACAGCCGAGCGCAGCGGATCCGGGCGTCCATAGCGTCAGCGGCTACGGCggggcagctttccagcagctctcctgaAATGCCAGAGAGAAACACAAAGTGAGATCCCGGAGGAAAGCGGCTGCAATCGCTGAATGACCCGAGTCTTCCATTGATACGCCTCCCATccattataaaataataaaatacccGTTTTCCAGTTTGCACTGGGCAAACGACTGCTCGCCTTCTGGCAATGTCAGCCCGTCTACCACTGTGGCAAAGTCCAAAGCTCCAAAAATATTTAGCAAGGATGATTAACAGCTACAGAGGATGATGCAGTTTCCCTGCCATGAGCCCATAGAAGAGTACCAGAGCCTAGTGAGTCAAATGATTTCCAGTGAGAAGTTCTTGTCTACACCCCATTGGATTCTCAGCTTTTTAGAGAACAAAGAAACACGGTTTTACAGGTGAATGaacaatttctctttctcttccctaaTCCCAACTGCGATGTCAAACTCAAACAATGTCCTTATTCGTTGCATTgtgtgaaaaagagaaagtgagCGAAGAGTATGTTTCCGGATAATTGGGGAAGAGGGTGCAACTGAAGTGTAACTTGGAGGGGCAGCCTGTAACACGGCCAAGTTACACGGCAATCCTAAAacttctttcctctcccctgTTAACCTGAGGCTCAGCCATAAAAGGCAATTTCCCATTCCCCAACTTTCCCTTGGGACAGCAATGCTACAACCTCACTAGCTTATACCAGTCAACCTCTGTGAACCCTTAAATCATTACTCTGCagtctctccctcttttttgtATTACATGCACTTTAAGTGGCCCAATCTAAATTGCTTCCTATTGATATATCTTTCAGCATGAGGGACTAAATTCATCCCTCGTGTTACTTCAAAGGAATTAGCAGTGCTGCACCAGGAATGAGTTTGGCCTGAAATGTCTGCCTCTGACAGTGTGGTTCAATACATCTCCACTGGCTGTCTTGACCTTACTGGCAAGCATAGATTTTAGGATTTATCCCTATAGTCAGATATagatctgcagcagcagcttgtgAGAAACCTTGAAGTATTCTCAGAAATGAATCCCTCAGCCATCTTACGGTTCAGGGTAACATGCTAATGAGGATTTCAAAGAAAGCATGCAGCTGGATTCCTGTCTGCGCTAATTTAACAACTTGATGTTTGGTTTCATTTAGGTCATATTACCTCCTCAAGCAGCTAAGAGGGTTATAAAATCCTCACGCTGGCAAATAACAGGCTGAAAGAAGCATTGGGCTTGCTTTGCACAGCAGAAGGAAACTGATGCCAGTTTTCCAATTACTGGGCCAGGATTATCGCTCAGtgtttaaagtttaaaaatttaatttcaggaCACCCTGGGGAGAAATAACCACCAAGCCGAGatctaaaaatcaaagcactcCCTAGCACAAGCCGCAGAGAGAGAGCACAGAATAAACAGGGGGCACGCCAGTTCTCAGAGCCCGaaagccagggcagggggttggggtgagGGTGCCACGACCCCGCCGGTCCCGGCGGCAGTGGCGGCCACGCGGTCACTCAGTGTGGTCACCCGGGTCGCTCCGTTCCGGGGCTGCCCCGGCTCCCACCGCGGGACAGAAGCGGTGCCGCACAAAGCCCCACTGCGCGTTCGCTTTATTGCTTGTCCCGCTATTTTATCCCAGACACGAGAGCTCGCCCTGAGCACGGACACTGAGCCAAAAAGGCAGGgcaaaaaaaccagaaacaaccaaaccaaaccaaccaaccataTCCAGACACGAGAGCTCGCTCTGAGCACGGACATTGAGCAAAAAAGGCAGGTAAAAACCCCccagaaacaacaaaaccaaaccaaccaacaatATTAAAAAGGGCAGAGACCCCCAAAGCCACCGTGCTCTTGCACAACTGGCAGGGCTCCTCCGAAATGTAACCTCTTCTTGGCTGTGGCGCAGGAGCCTTTCGGAGCCCGGCGCGGTTCGCGAGGACCCCCCGGGAAGGAGAAGCTCCCTTACCTCGGGGCGCCGTGGGCGGGAGCCGTCCCCGGAGCGCAGCACACGCTGCTAGCCCTagtcctggtgctgctgctggcgcTAGTCCTGGTCCTGGCCCGGGCGGCCGGCCGAGCATCCTCCGCACGGGGGCCCTGCCTGGCGCCGCGGCGAGCcggggctgccgcggggcgggcgggcagcgGCGGCTCCAGCGCTCTGGGCCCGCGCATCGCGCCGCTTTCTATTTAACGCGGCGGCGATGGGCTCGCTCGGCTCCTCCCCTCGGCTTCTCGGAAAACACGTGTCCCCTACTACACTTTCGCTTT
This genomic window from Pithys albifrons albifrons isolate INPA30051 chromosome 16, PitAlb_v1, whole genome shotgun sequence contains:
- the SOCS1 gene encoding suppressor of cytokine signaling 1 encodes the protein MVAHSKVSADNALGADPRRLLDPPARDRSQARGLHGPGRPSAVQAQGNTHFRTFRSQADFSSITRASSLLDACGFYWGPLSVSAAHEKLKAEPEGTFLIRDSTQKNCFFAISVKTATGPTSIRINFQTGRFSLDGSKETFDCLFKLLEHYLSSPRKVLVTPLRKVRVQPLQELCRKSIVKTFGGENLNQIPLNPVLKDYLKSFPFQI